A region from the Salidesulfovibrio onnuriiensis genome encodes:
- the nusB gene encoding transcription antitermination factor NusB encodes MKEKKKGNRPGIRRVGRTLAFQVLYGQSFVEASDENSLEKAFLDNPAVIDEESAAAIDFAQALVLGVVRERAAIDAIITDHSQHWKLERIAKVELSILRLSVYEMTRTDIPLRAAINEAIELSKTFGDDNSRGFINGILDAVAKAVSRGNFGVEKQF; translated from the coding sequence ATGAAAGAAAAGAAAAAGGGCAACAGGCCCGGCATTCGCAGGGTGGGCCGCACCCTGGCCTTCCAGGTCCTCTACGGGCAGTCGTTCGTTGAGGCTTCGGACGAAAATTCCCTGGAAAAGGCATTCCTGGACAATCCCGCAGTGATCGACGAGGAGTCGGCCGCGGCCATCGACTTTGCCCAGGCTCTGGTGCTCGGCGTCGTTCGCGAACGCGCTGCAATAGATGCAATCATCACCGACCACTCCCAGCACTGGAAGCTGGAGAGGATCGCCAAGGTGGAGCTGTCCATCCTGCGTCTCTCGGTCTACGAGATGACCAGGACGGACATTCCGCTACGCGCTGCCATCAATGAAGCCATCGAGCTGTCCAAGACCTTCGGGGACGACAACTCGCGCGGCTTCATCAACGGCATCCTGGACGCGGTCGCCAAGGCCGTGAGCCGGGGCAATTTCGGAGTGGAAAAGCAATTCTAG
- a CDS encoding DNA-3-methyladenine glycosylase I: protein MEPNRCSWARHPLEIEYHDKEWGVPVRDDNRQFEFLMLESAQAGLSWLTILKRREGYRAAFAGFDPHIVARFDQARIEELLRDERIIRNRRKVEAAVKNARAFLDIQEQFGSFCNYIWEFVDGSPIQNTWTKLEELPPSTPLSEALAKDLKRRGFAFLGPTTIYAHMQAAGLVNDHLVSCHRHEAIRAMA from the coding sequence ATGGAACCCAACCGCTGCTCCTGGGCCAGGCACCCGCTGGAAATCGAATACCACGACAAGGAATGGGGCGTGCCCGTGCGCGACGACAACCGGCAATTCGAATTCCTGATGCTCGAATCGGCCCAGGCGGGCCTGAGCTGGCTGACCATCCTCAAGCGCAGGGAAGGCTACCGCGCGGCCTTTGCCGGGTTCGATCCGCACATCGTGGCCCGGTTCGATCAGGCCAGGATCGAAGAACTCCTGAGGGATGAACGCATCATCCGCAACCGCAGGAAGGTCGAGGCCGCCGTAAAGAACGCCCGGGCCTTCCTGGATATCCAGGAGCAGTTCGGCAGCTTCTGCAACTATATCTGGGAGTTCGTGGACGGCTCGCCCATCCAGAACACCTGGACCAAGCTGGAGGAACTGCCCCCGTCCACCCCGCTTTCCGAGGCCCTGGCCAAGGACCTGAAAAGGCGCGGCTTCGCCTTTCTGGGACCCACAACAATCTACGCCCACATGCAGGCCGCCGGACTGGTCAACGACCACCTGGTTTCCTGCCACCGCCACGAGGCCATCAGGGCCATGGCCTGA
- a CDS encoding bifunctional 3,4-dihydroxy-2-butanone-4-phosphate synthase/GTP cyclohydrolase II, whose product MSLCTIEEAIEDIRNGKMVIMVDDEDRENEGDLVCAAEYVTPAIINAMATHGRGLICLAMDGELVDRLKLPLMAQSNESQFGTNFTVSIEAREGVTTGISAFDRATTIQKAVADDVTPHDIVTPGHIFPLRAKDGGVLVRTGQTEGSVDLARLAGLKPAGVICEIMRDDGEMARMPDLIEFAKKHDLKICSVADIIAYRMKFGDVSVTKVADAQLPTRWGQFKSTAFHSSADGKTHIALHMGEIKPDEPVLVRVHSECLTGDVFGSLRCDCGNQLHDAMCMIRNEGKGVLVYMRQEGRGIGLGNKIRAYHLQDQGYDTVEANVKLGFPPDMRDYGTGAQILVALGVSKMKLMTNNPKKMVGLEGYGLEVVERVPIETGACEVNLAYLKTKKEKMGHMLHLDEENE is encoded by the coding sequence ATGTCTCTGTGCACCATAGAAGAAGCCATTGAGGATATCCGGAACGGCAAGATGGTCATCATGGTCGATGACGAGGACCGGGAAAACGAAGGCGACCTGGTCTGCGCCGCCGAATACGTGACCCCGGCAATCATCAACGCCATGGCCACCCACGGTCGGGGCCTCATCTGCCTGGCCATGGACGGCGAACTGGTCGACCGCCTGAAGCTGCCCCTGATGGCCCAAAGCAACGAATCCCAGTTCGGAACCAACTTCACGGTGTCCATCGAGGCGCGCGAGGGCGTGACCACCGGGATCTCCGCATTCGACCGGGCCACCACCATCCAGAAGGCCGTGGCCGACGACGTGACGCCCCACGACATCGTCACCCCGGGGCACATCTTCCCGCTGCGCGCCAAGGACGGAGGCGTGCTGGTGCGCACGGGCCAGACCGAAGGTTCCGTGGACCTGGCCCGCCTGGCCGGGCTCAAGCCTGCGGGCGTGATCTGCGAGATCATGCGCGACGACGGCGAAATGGCCCGCATGCCGGACCTCATCGAATTTGCCAAGAAACACGACCTCAAGATCTGCTCGGTGGCGGACATCATCGCCTACCGCATGAAGTTCGGGGACGTGTCCGTGACCAAGGTGGCCGACGCGCAACTGCCCACCCGCTGGGGACAGTTCAAGAGCACCGCCTTCCACTCCTCAGCCGACGGCAAGACCCACATCGCCCTGCACATGGGCGAGATCAAGCCCGACGAGCCCGTGCTGGTGCGCGTGCATTCCGAATGCCTCACCGGCGACGTGTTCGGGTCCCTGCGCTGCGACTGCGGCAACCAGCTGCACGACGCCATGTGCATGATCCGCAACGAGGGCAAGGGCGTGCTGGTCTACATGCGCCAGGAAGGCCGCGGCATCGGCCTGGGCAACAAAATCCGGGCCTACCACCTCCAGGACCAGGGCTACGACACCGTGGAAGCCAACGTGAAGCTCGGCTTTCCGCCGGACATGCGCGACTACGGCACCGGGGCGCAGATCCTGGTCGCCCTGGGCGTCTCCAAGATGAAGCTCATGACCAACAACCCCAAGAAAATGGTGGGACTGGAAGGCTACGGCCTGGAAGTGGTCGAGCGCGTGCCCATCGAGACAGGCGCCTGCGAGGTCAACCTCGCCTACCTGAAGACCAAAAAGGAAAAGATGGGGCACATGCTCCACCTTGATGAAGAAAACGAGTAA
- a CDS encoding tetrathionate reductase family octaheme c-type cytochrome — protein MVRYVHILLAAAVLLAGLSAGPSLGATGAASDVEKVRTDRNPRPDGWVAEDQAKALELARKKVPYVSEVYREDLPLRQQRLRAQGLGLKDIKHSYFLLESPFVNTFEDKYGPVRFMHSKHAASLKGDCAACHHYRPADTKAEETVACRTCHQEAFRKQEKERVGLKAAYHMQCMGCHEDMKKGPVSCDGCHAKKPVNHTELVQLSGNPKPSEVTAECLRCHQQAGSDMLQTAHWLWRGPSPYTVEHRKSVMSGKGTTTLNNFUISPISNEARCTSCHAGYGWKDDTFDFTKAENIDCLVCHDTTGSYMKAPPKAGMPDPRVDLAYVAKNVGPTSRKTCGECHFSGGGGDAVKHADMSVELFWPKRTCDVHMGGYDFSCVDCHKTRNHKISGRSTSAPVAEGSRACEDCHTDKPHYGDTLLDHHLDKHCATLACNTCHSPVYSKCAATKTWWDWSTAGDTKRVVGKGKYGKPDYDWKKGSFEWKESAKPQYRWYNGFMTRLLLGDAVNPAARGFAPGEELTEEQKRALVVTNITAPVGEMLDPKSKITPFKVMAGIQPADAKYRYLLIPHLYPYGKDDTSAYWKVRDWQKAFEEGMKKAKLPYSGEYLWVATNMYWRIEHEVMPKEYALSCVQCHSSLEGDKTCDRCHQDGRNLKFRDLAKQGMDFKVLQERGRDVGDLVGVTDYIDFKALGYKGDPILTGGRFKQLPLGYTPEK, from the coding sequence ATGGTCAGATACGTTCATATCCTGCTGGCGGCGGCCGTTCTCCTGGCCGGTCTTTCCGCTGGGCCGAGCCTGGGCGCGACCGGTGCGGCGTCCGATGTGGAAAAGGTCCGCACGGACAGGAACCCCCGGCCCGACGGCTGGGTGGCCGAGGATCAGGCCAAGGCCCTGGAACTGGCCCGCAAAAAGGTTCCCTATGTTTCCGAAGTGTACAGGGAGGACCTGCCCCTGCGGCAGCAGCGCCTGCGCGCGCAGGGCCTGGGCCTCAAGGACATCAAGCACAGCTACTTCCTGCTTGAGAGCCCGTTCGTGAACACCTTCGAGGATAAGTACGGTCCGGTGCGTTTCATGCACTCCAAGCATGCGGCCTCCCTGAAGGGGGACTGCGCCGCCTGCCACCATTACCGTCCCGCGGACACCAAGGCCGAGGAAACCGTGGCCTGCCGCACCTGCCACCAGGAGGCCTTCCGGAAGCAGGAAAAGGAACGGGTGGGCCTGAAGGCCGCATACCACATGCAGTGCATGGGGTGTCACGAGGACATGAAGAAGGGGCCGGTGAGCTGTGACGGCTGTCACGCCAAAAAGCCCGTGAACCATACCGAACTGGTGCAGCTGTCCGGGAACCCCAAGCCTTCGGAGGTTACTGCGGAATGTCTGCGCTGCCACCAGCAGGCCGGTTCCGACATGCTGCAGACGGCCCATTGGCTCTGGCGCGGTCCGTCGCCCTACACCGTGGAACACAGAAAGAGCGTCATGTCCGGCAAGGGCACCACGACGCTCAACAATTTCTGAATATCCCCCATCAGCAACGAGGCTCGTTGCACATCATGCCACGCGGGATACGGATGGAAGGACGACACCTTTGACTTCACCAAGGCCGAGAATATCGACTGCCTGGTGTGCCACGACACGACCGGCAGCTACATGAAGGCACCGCCCAAGGCGGGCATGCCCGACCCCAGGGTGGATCTGGCCTACGTGGCCAAGAACGTTGGCCCCACCAGCCGCAAGACCTGCGGCGAATGCCACTTCAGCGGCGGCGGGGGCGACGCGGTCAAGCACGCGGACATGAGCGTGGAGCTGTTCTGGCCCAAGCGCACCTGCGACGTGCACATGGGCGGCTACGACTTCAGCTGCGTGGACTGCCACAAGACCCGCAACCACAAGATATCCGGGCGCAGCACCTCGGCCCCGGTGGCCGAAGGCTCCCGCGCCTGCGAGGATTGCCATACGGACAAGCCCCATTACGGGGATACCTTGCTGGATCATCACCTGGACAAGCATTGCGCCACCCTGGCCTGCAATACCTGCCACTCCCCGGTTTACTCCAAGTGCGCCGCCACCAAGACCTGGTGGGACTGGTCCACGGCCGGGGACACCAAGCGCGTGGTGGGCAAGGGCAAGTATGGCAAGCCCGACTACGACTGGAAGAAGGGTTCCTTCGAGTGGAAGGAATCCGCCAAGCCCCAGTACCGCTGGTACAACGGGTTCATGACCCGTCTGCTGCTCGGGGACGCCGTCAATCCAGCGGCCCGGGGATTCGCCCCCGGCGAGGAACTGACCGAAGAGCAGAAGCGCGCCCTGGTCGTCACCAACATCACCGCCCCGGTGGGCGAGATGCTGGATCCCAAGTCCAAGATAACGCCGTTCAAGGTCATGGCTGGCATCCAGCCCGCGGACGCCAAGTACCGCTACTTGCTCATTCCTCACCTGTATCCCTACGGCAAGGATGACACGAGCGCCTACTGGAAGGTCAGGGACTGGCAGAAGGCCTTCGAGGAAGGCATGAAAAAGGCCAAGCTGCCCTATAGCGGGGAATACCTGTGGGTGGCCACCAACATGTACTGGCGCATCGAGCACGAGGTCATGCCCAAGGAATACGCGCTGTCCTGCGTGCAGTGCCATTCCAGCCTCGAAGGGGACAAGACCTGCGACCGCTGCCACCAGGACGGCCGGAACCTGAAGTTCCGCGATCTGGCGAAGCAGGGCATGGACTTCAAGGTGCTGCAGGAGCGGGGCCGCGATGTGGGCGATCTGGTGGGCGTCACCGACTACATTGACTTCAAGGCCCTCGGGTACAAGGGCGATCCCATCCTCACGGGCGGGCGCTTCAAGCAACTGCCGCTGGGGTACACGCCCGAAAAATGA
- the leuS gene encoding leucine--tRNA ligase: MAIGKYQPEKIEKKWQDIWQESGCFEVEADTSRDKYYVLEMFPYPSGKIHMGHVRNYSIGDVVARFKSMQGFNVLHPMGWDAFGLPAENAAIKHNTHPAKWTYQNISEMREQLRRLGYSYDWRREVASCRPEYYKWEQIFFLKFLEKGLVYRKNSPVNWCPGCNTVLANEQVEEGLCWRCDSEVEQKDMEQWFLRITDYADELLADLDSLDKGWPERVLTMQRNWIGKSYGAELTFRFKGLDETVTVFTTRPDTLFGATFMSLAAEHPLVEKLIENYEKADEVRAFCDKVRNMDRIKRGADDLEKEGVFTGAYVVNPVTGKDMPVYVANFVLMGYGTGAVMAVPAHDQRDYEFASKYELPMQVVINTPELHKEGKVLTLEDMDAAYTDPGFLVNSGQFDGMDNESAKKAVVEHLDKEGLGTMAVNYRLRDWNVSRQRFWGAPIPVMYCDSCGVVPVPEQDLPVTLPENAQVREDGRSPLPMMDEFVNCTCPKCGGAARRETDTLDTFFESSWYFLRYCDPRNTDAPWDRETQDYWMQVDQYIGGIEHAILHLLYARFFTKLLRDCGYVTAAEPFANLLTQGMVLKDGAKMSKSKGNVVAPSEMIKKYGADATRLFILFAAPPAKELEWSDRGIEGAYRFINRLWRLAEELEKVVSAAKPVSYGDPKSEAAKALRRKEHDTIRRATRDIENDFQFNTVIAAIMELVNEIYGCKDELKGSEPGSLSSAMATTLTLLSPIAPHICEELWETIGNTERMVGQPWPTHDESALVLDEVTVVVQVCGKVRGKITVPNNAPQADVEKAALEQENVAKHIEGKTLRKVIVIPNKLVNIVAN, from the coding sequence ATGGCCATCGGCAAATATCAACCGGAAAAGATCGAAAAGAAATGGCAGGACATCTGGCAGGAATCCGGATGTTTCGAAGTGGAAGCCGACACGAGCCGGGACAAGTACTATGTCCTGGAGATGTTCCCCTACCCGTCGGGCAAGATCCACATGGGCCACGTGCGCAACTACTCCATCGGCGACGTGGTTGCCCGCTTCAAGTCCATGCAGGGCTTCAACGTGCTGCATCCCATGGGCTGGGACGCATTCGGCCTGCCTGCCGAAAACGCGGCCATCAAGCACAACACCCACCCCGCCAAATGGACCTACCAGAACATCTCCGAGATGCGCGAACAGCTCAGGAGGCTCGGGTATTCCTATGACTGGCGGCGCGAAGTGGCCTCCTGCCGTCCGGAATACTACAAGTGGGAACAGATCTTCTTCCTGAAATTCCTGGAAAAGGGCCTGGTCTACCGCAAGAATTCCCCGGTGAACTGGTGCCCGGGCTGCAACACCGTTCTGGCCAACGAGCAGGTGGAGGAAGGCCTGTGCTGGCGCTGCGACTCCGAAGTCGAGCAAAAAGACATGGAGCAGTGGTTCCTGCGCATCACCGACTATGCGGACGAGCTGCTGGCCGACCTGGACAGCCTGGACAAGGGCTGGCCCGAGCGCGTGCTGACCATGCAGCGCAACTGGATCGGCAAGAGCTACGGCGCGGAGCTGACCTTCCGCTTCAAGGGCCTGGACGAAACCGTGACCGTGTTCACCACCCGTCCTGACACCCTGTTCGGGGCCACCTTCATGAGCCTGGCCGCCGAGCATCCGCTGGTGGAAAAGCTCATCGAAAATTACGAAAAGGCCGACGAGGTGCGCGCCTTCTGCGACAAGGTCCGCAACATGGACCGCATCAAGCGCGGCGCCGACGACCTGGAAAAGGAAGGCGTCTTCACAGGCGCATACGTGGTCAACCCGGTCACGGGCAAGGACATGCCCGTGTACGTGGCCAACTTCGTGCTCATGGGCTACGGCACCGGCGCGGTCATGGCCGTACCGGCCCACGACCAGCGCGACTATGAATTCGCCTCCAAGTACGAGCTGCCCATGCAGGTGGTCATCAACACCCCGGAGCTGCACAAGGAAGGCAAGGTCCTCACCCTGGAAGACATGGACGCCGCCTACACCGACCCGGGCTTCCTGGTGAACTCCGGCCAGTTCGACGGCATGGACAACGAGTCCGCCAAGAAGGCCGTGGTGGAGCACCTGGACAAGGAAGGGCTGGGCACCATGGCGGTCAACTACCGCCTGCGCGACTGGAACGTCTCGCGCCAGCGCTTCTGGGGCGCCCCCATCCCGGTCATGTACTGTGATTCCTGCGGCGTGGTGCCCGTGCCCGAGCAGGACCTGCCGGTCACGCTGCCCGAGAACGCCCAGGTGCGCGAGGACGGCCGCTCCCCCCTGCCCATGATGGACGAGTTCGTGAACTGCACCTGCCCCAAATGCGGCGGCGCGGCGCGGCGCGAAACCGACACCCTGGACACCTTCTTCGAGTCCAGCTGGTATTTCCTGCGCTACTGCGACCCGCGCAACACGGACGCCCCGTGGGACCGCGAAACCCAGGACTACTGGATGCAGGTGGACCAGTACATCGGCGGCATCGAGCACGCCATCCTGCACCTGCTCTACGCCCGATTCTTCACCAAGCTGCTGCGCGACTGCGGTTACGTCACCGCTGCCGAGCCCTTTGCCAACCTGCTGACCCAGGGCATGGTGCTCAAGGACGGGGCCAAGATGTCCAAGTCCAAGGGCAACGTGGTGGCTCCCAGCGAGATGATCAAGAAGTACGGCGCGGACGCCACCCGGCTGTTCATTCTCTTTGCGGCACCGCCCGCCAAGGAGCTGGAATGGTCGGACCGCGGCATTGAGGGAGCCTACCGCTTCATCAACCGCCTGTGGCGCCTGGCCGAGGAACTGGAAAAGGTGGTTTCCGCCGCCAAGCCGGTTTCCTACGGCGATCCCAAGTCCGAGGCCGCCAAGGCCCTGCGCCGCAAGGAGCACGACACCATCCGCCGCGCCACCCGCGATATCGAGAACGACTTCCAGTTCAACACGGTCATCGCGGCCATCATGGAACTGGTGAACGAGATCTACGGCTGCAAGGACGAGCTCAAGGGCTCCGAGCCCGGGTCGCTCTCCTCGGCCATGGCCACCACCCTGACCCTGCTCTCGCCCATTGCCCCGCACATCTGCGAGGAACTCTGGGAAACCATCGGCAACACCGAGCGCATGGTGGGCCAGCCCTGGCCCACGCACGACGAATCCGCCCTGGTGCTGGACGAGGTCACCGTGGTGGTCCAGGTCTGCGGCAAGGTGCGCGGCAAGATCACCGTGCCCAACAACGCCCCGCAGGCGGATGTGGAAAAGGCAGCCCTGGAACAGGAGAACGTGGCCAAGCACATTGAGGGCAAGACCCTGCGCAAGGTCATCGTCATTCCCAACAAGCTGGTCAACATCGTGGCCAACTAG
- the lptE gene encoding LPS assembly lipoprotein LptE, whose translation MKPMKYIPLIILLLFLTACGYGFPSGESTSLPPEYRTLAINKVDHPTTFPWMEARLRSLLRDELNRRAWASWADKDKAKAWINVEVSKYTRKASVTGDKDETLRSSATITMQATVVSRGTGQVLWNSGTITADWPYYTGEEEEADNEITERAVQIMVERLSRNY comes from the coding sequence ATGAAACCGATGAAATATATCCCCCTCATTATCCTGCTTCTTTTCCTGACGGCCTGTGGCTACGGCTTCCCCTCCGGCGAAAGCACCTCCCTGCCGCCCGAATACAGAACCCTGGCCATCAACAAGGTGGACCATCCCACCACCTTCCCCTGGATGGAGGCCCGGCTGCGGTCCCTGCTGCGCGACGAACTGAATCGCCGCGCCTGGGCCTCCTGGGCGGACAAGGACAAGGCCAAGGCCTGGATCAATGTGGAGGTTTCCAAGTACACCCGCAAGGCCTCTGTCACGGGTGACAAGGACGAGACCCTGCGCTCCTCGGCCACCATCACCATGCAGGCCACGGTTGTCTCGCGCGGCACCGGCCAGGTTCTCTGGAATTCCGGCACGATTACCGCGGACTGGCCCTACTACACAGGGGAAGAGGAAGAAGCGGACAACGAGATCACGGAACGGGCCGTCCAGATCATGGTCGAACGCCTTTCCCGCAACTACTAG
- the ribH gene encoding 6,7-dimethyl-8-ribityllumazine synthase, with protein MLHVKTIEGQLEAKGLKVGLVAGRFNDFIVDKLIGGAVDYLTRHGMDRESITLVKAPGAFELPIVAKKMAESKKYDGIVVLGAVIRGATPHFDFVSNECAKGIAQASLESGVPMGFGVLTCDTLEQAIERAGSKAGNKGVEAASALLETIRVLEQL; from the coding sequence ATGCTGCACGTGAAAACCATCGAAGGACAACTGGAAGCCAAGGGCCTGAAAGTGGGCCTCGTTGCCGGACGCTTCAACGACTTCATCGTCGACAAGCTCATCGGCGGCGCGGTCGACTACCTGACCCGTCACGGCATGGACCGTGAGTCCATCACCCTGGTCAAGGCCCCCGGCGCTTTCGAGCTGCCCATCGTGGCCAAAAAGATGGCCGAATCCAAAAAGTACGACGGCATCGTGGTGCTCGGCGCGGTGATTCGCGGCGCCACCCCGCACTTCGATTTCGTTTCCAACGAATGCGCCAAGGGCATTGCCCAGGCCAGCCTGGAATCCGGCGTGCCCATGGGCTTCGGCGTGCTGACCTGCGACACCCTGGAACAGGCCATTGAACGCGCCGGTTCCAAGGCCGGCAACAAGGGCGTCGAAGCCGCTTCCGCCCTGCTGGAAACCATCCGCGTTCTGGAGCAACTGTAG
- a CDS encoding 4Fe-4S dicluster domain-containing protein produces MKVSRRVFLGNLGALGAAAAVPDNARAWESKAPPAPYGCLVDLTRCVGCRKCEQACNEVNKLPEPEMPFDDLTVMDRLRRPDHRSYTVVNRYYTGRLDDRDRLAPTFVKVQCMHCQDPACVSACITGALTKKENGTVHYDVEKCIGCRYCMAACPFEIPAYEYHEPITPRVRKCTFCYERVEQEGKLPGCASICPVEAITFGRRNDLLGQAHARIDNDPAKYVDHVYGENEVGGTSWLYLSGVSFAKVGFHEMPTEPMPKVTETIQSTMFSYLWSPIALFAALGALMGFTSRRSRSKEDDHDA; encoded by the coding sequence ATGAAAGTGTCTCGGAGGGTTTTTTTGGGGAATCTCGGAGCCCTTGGGGCGGCCGCCGCAGTTCCCGACAATGCGCGGGCCTGGGAGTCGAAAGCGCCTCCCGCCCCCTACGGGTGCCTTGTGGACCTGACGCGTTGCGTGGGGTGCCGCAAGTGCGAGCAGGCCTGCAACGAGGTCAACAAGCTGCCCGAACCGGAAATGCCGTTTGACGACCTGACCGTCATGGACCGGCTGCGGCGTCCCGACCACCGGAGCTACACGGTGGTCAACCGCTATTACACGGGGCGGCTGGACGACCGCGACAGGCTGGCGCCCACCTTCGTGAAGGTCCAGTGCATGCACTGCCAGGACCCGGCCTGTGTTTCCGCATGCATCACCGGAGCCCTGACCAAGAAGGAAAACGGCACCGTGCATTATGACGTGGAGAAATGTATCGGCTGCCGCTACTGCATGGCGGCATGCCCGTTCGAGATCCCGGCCTACGAGTATCATGAGCCCATTACGCCGAGGGTGCGCAAGTGCACCTTTTGCTACGAGCGGGTGGAGCAGGAGGGCAAGCTGCCCGGCTGCGCCTCCATCTGCCCGGTGGAGGCCATCACCTTCGGCAGGCGCAACGACCTGCTCGGGCAGGCCCATGCCCGCATCGACAACGACCCCGCCAAGTACGTGGACCATGTCTACGGCGAAAACGAGGTGGGGGGCACGAGCTGGCTGTATCTTTCGGGCGTTTCCTTCGCCAAGGTGGGATTCCACGAAATGCCCACGGAGCCCATGCCCAAGGTCACGGAAACCATCCAGAGCACCATGTTCAGCTATCTCTGGTCGCCCATCGCCCTTTTTGCGGCGCTGGGAGCCTTGATGGGCTTCACTTCCAGGCGGTCCCGGAGCAAGGAGGACGACCATGACGCATGA
- the nrfD gene encoding NrfD/PsrC family molybdoenzyme membrane anchor subunit yields the protein MTHDPKPVKAPFWTPGTLVMLAFMAAGALTLVFRYTFGLGGVTNLNNHYPWGIWIGLDVASGVALAAGGFTTAFLAHILGRHYYEAVTRPALLTAALGYTFVAIAVFVDIGRSWAIWKPIFYQNHTSALFEVAMCVMTYVTVLWIEFIPVLAERLGSRIPLLAFLDRILDKTMWIFIILGVVLSCMHQSSLGTLLVIAPTKVSPLWYTPMLPLLFLTSAFAVGYPMVIAETTIATSSLRLESEMNVLSPLSRFTILTLGVYMALKLGDLIMRGAYATLLDGSPQSNSFLVEMGLGVVVPWFMLLFGTVRRSRRLLFAAALMIVGGVMLNRFNVFVVSFKAPYATEPYYPAIGEILVTAGAVATIFFLYRLFVTWFPVLSARRQEV from the coding sequence ATGACGCATGATCCCAAGCCCGTGAAAGCGCCTTTCTGGACCCCCGGGACCCTGGTCATGCTGGCCTTCATGGCCGCCGGGGCCCTGACCCTCGTGTTCCGCTACACCTTCGGGCTCGGGGGCGTCACCAACCTGAATAACCATTACCCCTGGGGCATATGGATCGGCCTGGACGTGGCCTCGGGCGTGGCCCTGGCCGCGGGCGGGTTCACCACCGCCTTCCTGGCCCATATCCTGGGGAGGCATTACTACGAGGCCGTCACCCGGCCCGCCCTGCTCACCGCGGCCCTGGGCTACACCTTCGTGGCCATCGCCGTGTTCGTGGATATCGGCAGGTCCTGGGCCATCTGGAAACCCATCTTCTACCAGAACCACACCTCGGCCCTGTTCGAGGTGGCCATGTGCGTCATGACCTACGTGACCGTGCTGTGGATCGAGTTCATTCCGGTGCTGGCGGAGCGCCTGGGCAGCCGCATCCCGCTGCTGGCCTTTCTCGACCGCATCCTGGACAAGACCATGTGGATCTTCATCATCCTGGGCGTGGTGCTTTCATGCATGCACCAGTCCAGCCTGGGCACGCTGCTGGTCATCGCGCCCACCAAGGTCTCGCCCCTCTGGTATACCCCCATGCTGCCGCTGCTTTTCCTTACATCGGCCTTTGCCGTGGGCTATCCCATGGTCATTGCGGAAACCACCATAGCCACTTCCTCGCTCAGGCTTGAATCGGAGATGAACGTGCTCAGCCCGCTTTCCCGGTTCACCATTCTCACGCTCGGCGTGTACATGGCGCTCAAGCTGGGCGACCTGATCATGCGGGGGGCCTATGCGACCCTGCTGGACGGTTCGCCGCAGAGCAATTCCTTCCTGGTGGAGATGGGGCTGGGGGTCGTCGTTCCCTGGTTCATGCTCCTGTTCGGGACGGTCCGCCGTTCGCGGCGGTTGCTGTTCGCGGCCGCGCTCATGATCGTGGGGGGCGTCATGCTCAACCGCTTCAACGTGTTCGTGGTCTCCTTCAAGGCCCCGTACGCCACGGAGCCCTATTACCCGGCCATCGGCGAGATCCTGGTCACGGCGGGAGCCGTGGCTACCATCTTCTTCCTGTACCGGTTGTTCGTGACCTGGTTCCCGGTACTTTCCGCCAGAAGGCAGGAGGTGTAA